One segment of Megachile rotundata isolate GNS110a chromosome 4, iyMegRotu1, whole genome shotgun sequence DNA contains the following:
- the LOC100879108 gene encoding histone H3-like centromeric protein A isoform X2 yields MVRRKSESRRGTPSQKSSTHTLVFKPRRARVLQEIKYLRKRVSLIIPKLSFARLVRDILFDLFPRQDIRRLQANAILALQEAAEAYIVQFFEDCILLSQHAKRDTLFNYILAHEYLILAC; encoded by the exons ATGGTTAGACGAAAATCTGAGTCAAG gcGGGGAACACCTAGCCAAAAATCTAGC ACTCATACCTTAGTATTTAAACCTAGACGTGCGCGAGTTTTACAAGAAATTAAATACTTAAGAAAAagagtgagtttgataatacCAAAACTGTCTTTTGCACGTTTGGTTAGAGATATTCTTTTTGATTTGTTTCCAAGACAAGATATTAGAag GTTACAAGCGAATGCAATTCTAGCCTTGCAAGAAGCAGCGGAAGCTTATATAGTCCAGTTCTTTGAAGACTGCATACTATTGTCACAACATGCCAAGC gagatacattatttaattatatacttGCTCACGAGTATCTTATTTTAGCATGTTAG
- the LOC100879108 gene encoding histone H3.3-like isoform X1 — MVRRKSESRRGTPSQKSSTHTLVFKPRRARVLQEIKYLRKRVSLIIPKLSFARLVRDILFDLFPRQDIRRLQANAILALQEAAEAYIVQFFEDCILLSQHAKRMTLMINDMILLRRLRGRTDIINK, encoded by the exons ATGGTTAGACGAAAATCTGAGTCAAG gcGGGGAACACCTAGCCAAAAATCTAGC ACTCATACCTTAGTATTTAAACCTAGACGTGCGCGAGTTTTACAAGAAATTAAATACTTAAGAAAAagagtgagtttgataatacCAAAACTGTCTTTTGCACGTTTGGTTAGAGATATTCTTTTTGATTTGTTTCCAAGACAAGATATTAGAag GTTACAAGCGAATGCAATTCTAGCCTTGCAAGAAGCAGCGGAAGCTTATATAGTCCAGTTCTTTGAAGACTGCATACTATTGTCACAACATGCCAAGCGTATGACTCTCATGATTAATGATATGATTTTATTACGACGACTTAGAGGAAGGACTGATAtcataaataaatga